The nucleotide sequence CTGACAGTGCTGAATATCACAGCGCCCGTGTTCCTCTTGGCTGCCGTGGGGTTTATCTGGGTCAAACTAGGGTTTGAGTACCGCGTCGAATTCGTGACCCGCATGGCGATGACGCTGGCAGTCCCTTGCCTGATCTTTGTGGCCCTAATGAACATCGAAGTGGAACCGGCAGCACTTGCCGCCCTTTCGCTGGCCTCATTTGTCGCCTATTGGCTTGTTATGGTTGGCTGTTTTATCGTCGTGAAGGCAGCAGGGCTGCATTCGCAAACCTATCTGGCACCGCTCATCTTTGGCAATACCGGCAACCTCGGCTTACCGTTGGCATTGTTTGCCTTTGGCGAAACGGGGCTCGGCTACGCCGTCGTTGTGTTTGCGATTATGGCGATCCTGTCGTTTACCATTGGGATCTGGATGGTCGCCGGGTCCGGGTCTTTTAGGCGCGTTATCCAAGAACCCTTGGTCGGGGCGACATTACTGGGTGCTTTGTTCCTGTGGCAGGGCTGGGAAACGCCAGAATTCCTGACCAATGCGATTGAGTTGATCGGCCAAATGGCGATTCCCATGATGCTGATCACACTTGGCGTTGCCGTGGCACGGCTTGAAACCAAGGCCATGACGCAAGCTGTTGTTTTGTCGGTGATCAAGGTGATCATCTGCGCCGCTGCTGGGTGGGTTGCGGCAACCTGGTTCGGGCTTGGCCCGATTGCGGCAGGCGTCCTGATTGTACAGGTAGCAACCCCCGTGGCAGTCACATCTTACCTGCTGGCAGAAAAATACGGGGCCGACGCGCAACCTGTGGCGGGCCTTGTTGTGGCCTCTACCTTGTTCTCGGTGCTGGCTTTACCGCTGATCCTTGCATTTGTGATCTGATTGGCGCGACTTGGGGATTCCCAGACGTGCCCAGACCCGCTATGCTCAAAAAAACAAATATAAGCGAGAGGCAGATGAGCAGTTTCTTTCGCGCCATGGCATGTGTGATGCTTCTAGCAAGCTGCAGCGGTGGATCGAGTCATAACTCGGCGCCGCGCAACCTTGATGATGCATGCAGTATCGTGTCCGAGCGCCCCGAGTACCTTCGCGCATTCAACGCGGTTGAACGCAAATACGGCGTGCCAGTGCCGTCGCTGATGGCGATCATCTATCAGGAAAGCAAATTCATCGGGAACAACCGCACGCCCCATCGCTATGCGCTGGGTGTGATCCCTGTGGGGCGTCAATCATCCGCGTTCGGATACAGTCAGGCTTTGGACGGAACCTGGAAAGAGTATCAAGAGGGCCCCGGCGGAAGCCGCGCGCGGCGTGATGACATCTTTGACGCAACGGATTTCATGGGTTGGTACATGGTCCAAACAGTTGAAGAGACCGGCGTACCAATCAACGACACGCGCAATCAATACCTCGCCTACCACGATGGGCGCACCGGGTTTCGGCGTGGCACATGGCGCTCCAAAAGCTGGCTGATACGCATCGCGGGCGAGGTGGAAGGACGTGCAGTGATGTATGATCAGCAGCTACGGTCCTGCCGGAAGCGGTAAAACAAATGGCGGTCTCTGTAAGACCGCCATTTGATGCGTCACCCCGCACGGTTGCGCGTCTCAGCGCGAATATTGAACAGAATGTCGCGGATGCTGCTGCCTG is from Yoonia sp. GPGPB17 and encodes:
- a CDS encoding AEC family transporter, which produces MNLALTVLNITAPVFLLAAVGFIWVKLGFEYRVEFVTRMAMTLAVPCLIFVALMNIEVEPAALAALSLASFVAYWLVMVGCFIVVKAAGLHSQTYLAPLIFGNTGNLGLPLALFAFGETGLGYAVVVFAIMAILSFTIGIWMVAGSGSFRRVIQEPLVGATLLGALFLWQGWETPEFLTNAIELIGQMAIPMMLITLGVAVARLETKAMTQAVVLSVIKVIICAAAGWVAATWFGLGPIAAGVLIVQVATPVAVTSYLLAEKYGADAQPVAGLVVASTLFSVLALPLILAFVI
- a CDS encoding transglycosylase SLT domain-containing protein, coding for MSSFFRAMACVMLLASCSGGSSHNSAPRNLDDACSIVSERPEYLRAFNAVERKYGVPVPSLMAIIYQESKFIGNNRTPHRYALGVIPVGRQSSAFGYSQALDGTWKEYQEGPGGSRARRDDIFDATDFMGWYMVQTVEETGVPINDTRNQYLAYHDGRTGFRRGTWRSKSWLIRIAGEVEGRAVMYDQQLRSCRKR